From the genome of Diabrotica virgifera virgifera chromosome 8, PGI_DIABVI_V3a:
TTCATGAAGAAGCTTCAGAAATTGACCAAGCCTCTATTCCATACATTAACGTAGAAAACACATGGCTTTTGATATTACAGATTTTAGTACCAAGTAGTAAATCGTAAATTCTAAACAGAAACTTCATCTTCACCAACATTATTAGAATCataactgtgttttttcttactGTGCCTATCCATTCCCGATGTTATAGCAAGCACAATGGCCATCCTTTGCTTGCAGCAGAAGAGTCCGCTTGTAGACGTATTGAACCCATCTGTCAGGTTTTGAAGACAAGGTATTTTTTCTCTCCCCTTCTTTTTCtcctgcttcttcttcttcttcttcttcttcttttggcatcatatccctggatgggtctttacctgtctggctatgtccttccattcagatctctcttgggcccttcttctccattgtcttatattcatggttttcaggtggTCTTCTACGTCATCCAACCACCTCGTCCTAGGCCTTCCTTTCTTCcgccttcctaccggcttccgctgtaacatcttctttgtcgtttttatgtcttcttgtcgctgaacatgtcccagccatgacagtctttgacttttcacaaattttacaatgtcatacccttcattcagttcattaacttcgtcgtttctcctgattctccatgtacCGTCTTCCTCTTGGACCGGGcaatatacttttctcagtatctttctctcgaatgtcctgagttgggcttcatccttttcgtcattacccaggtttcacaaatataggttactacgggtctaatcaaagttctgtagatagtcattttggttctttagTCTAAAAATTTCGATGTCaccaatcttttattagcataatatgtacgatttccactggaaatacgtgcattaatttcgctacttacggaattcttctgatttatttctgtgcccagatatatgaaggcatccacacgttcaatattatagttgtctattgttaaattattttcaatctcaggtgttcttttgatagtcatgtacttagtttttgttttatttattttaagccctctttttggagcttcaggatcaatttccttgAACGTCTCTATTAGTCGTGTCTTGCTTCTACTAATAATGGCGACATCGTCTGCGTATGCAGTAATTTgtattttgtactgttttggtGTTTATATGGCCGGTTATATTGGTTTTTCTGAAGAGTGCTTTTAAACCCTGCAACGTCATTTTTATGAGGCTGCTATATTTTTTGGTATACCTAGATTTCGGAGGTCGTCCAGCATTTTGTCTCTTTTCACAgtatcaaaagcttgtttaaagtctataTGCATTATATAGTTCTATGTCGTATTCATAAGCTTTCTCTTGTATTGTTCTAAGTAAGAATATGTTGTCTGTAGTGGCTCTATTTGGTCTGAATCCATTTTGATAATCaccaattatattttcggagtattCTGACAATCTGGTGTAGATAATGCCAGAAAGGATTTTCTATATTACATTTAGAAATGTAATTCTGGCATTCCctcttatctccttttttatgtattggCGGTATAAGACCAACTGCCACTCATCCGGCATTTGCTTCTTGGCCCATACCAACTTTATCAGGTAATGGATTCTTCTCCAGAGTTCGGGTCCTCCATATTTCAACAATTCTGCCGAAACTCCATCTGTTCCTGGCGCTttactgttttttagtttctttattatttgaacTATTTCTTCAGAACTCGGATTTTCAATGTGCTGCTCCGCCGTAAAATATATTGTCTCGTTCTGATCATTTCCATTGTCTGCATTTAGGTTTTCCTCAAAGTATTCTTTCcatctcattataattttttgtttctctGTTAGTAGTTCTTCGTCCTTGTCTTTGCAAATTGTCAATTATGGTCTAAATGACTGTGTGctttcttttattcttttatagaattttctgctCTCGTGTCTGTTATTATGTTCTAGGATTTCTTGTACTTGTTTTTCCAAAGCCTCTCttttttcttctgcatattctggTCGCTTGTATTTTCTGTTCGTTATAAATTTCTCTGCTATTTCTTGTGTTTCTTTGAAGTTGGTTAAGCCTAGCTTGCCTTTGTAACTCTACCGCAGTTCTGCATTCATCATCATACCATTCCGCATTTCTTTGCCCTTTGGCTATTCCGACAGTTTCCTCTGCAGATTCAGTTATTATTGTTTTTCTCCCCTCTCCTTTCCAAATACTTTGACCTAGAGAACAAGTTGAAACAAGCCATACCTCTGTTTATTTCTCATAACATGACCAAGATGTTCTAATTTACGCTCTTTAGTTGTGTTAATAATATCCTTGCCCATTGTACGTACGACAGAAGATATTACCGGTACATCGGGAATACTGAAAAATACAAATGGGAAAAGAAAAtaaacagtttctgtgaaaaatGTGAACTAAagataaatataaaaaagaccaaatatttgttaataacaaaaaaaaaacaaatataaaaacaaacatacatttgTACCACGAGAAagggttgaaaaatataaatatctggcAACATGAatttcagacaataatgatcaaacaacagaaataagggcaCACGATAGAAATAACAAGAAAtccgtttgtaaaaatgaaaacaattatctgcaataaagaccttagattaaatggacttgaaagctggacattgaagcaagaacacacaAATCTACAGTCCTTTGAAATGTAGTGTTACAGAAGAATTCTTAGaaaagcatggacacagaagaaaactaacacggaagtattgcaaGAAGTGGataaagaatacgaaataataaacacaataaaaataagaaatgtcgttctgaaactatttccttgtggcatttttatgattaactatttagatgggaaataagtcacaattaaattgaaaaaataattttattaacgtttcgccAAATCGGGtctcgttgtcaaaatacaaaaaaaatttaaaaaataagaaagttacaatatctggggcacgtaatgaggggacagcgatatgaaatgctaagacttataatacagggaaagataactGAAGGAAGgcatataagaagaagaagagtgccccagttaaagaatttaagggactggtttaaatgcagttatgtagaactcttcagagcagcagtAGATATAGTAaatatagtgatgatgatatccaaacTCCGACTGGCAGACGGCACTTAAAAAATAAGAGCTATACTTTTAGCTTTTCCTTCAATGTATAAAACTTCTTGGAACACATTGTATATCTGGTAAAAACTTAATCTATTCATAATCATTGGGAAATGCACTAATGTCTTATCAAATCAACTTATATACTAAGCTAATGTTATCAAAAAACGAAATCCAGATCGTGTTTGATACTCAAACTAAACTAAACAATTAAATCTATGTAATTGTGACTGTAAAGATAAAAGATTGTAACTTATGTAATTGTTGAATATCAGTCAAACAAAATAATATGTTAACAAAATAACATAATAATATTTAATGCAGTATGTAGATGAtaagttttaaaaatatatattatgaaGTCAAAATCTGTTATTACCAATCTAAAGACCAAGGAACCTAAAGAAAATGAGTTGTTTCAAATATTCGTTATGCTTGTTGGTAAGTAAATCATTGTTAAGTTAATTTTGTGGCTAACTCCATTTTCTTATTAATTGGAAAAGGTACTTAATTACTAATCTGCAACCTCTTCTACCTTAGGTATAGATTTAATGATTTTTCGTAATGGTTTTctatcttttgttttttttttgtcttgaCTGAGACCAGCTcagaattattctgtttattgcgTTGGCTCTTTCTTGGTTCCACGTCCTCCATTGCGTTGGAGATAGGAGTATCCTTCTCCTATGCGAGTTGCTTCCACTACAGCTAGAGAGTCCCATCTACCCTGAAAATCAAGAGTTGCCAACACCGCCACCTTCGCCGTACCGAAAGTATCCTTCGTCGCCTTGGATGCCGTTCTGAACTTCATCCGTGACCCTGAATAAAGGACCCTTAGCAGGTGCTAGCTTCCTGGGTCAAGAAACTCCGGGAATCTGCGGAGGGCAAGGATTGATTCACTTTACCTGATATAACTATCCAATGGAATCCAAGGGACTCCAAAGCAGTTCCTACCCGCTAACCGTTTGTTTTTTTGAACAaacttcattaaaaaaaaaataatgataaaGTTACTTACTCGATATTACACAATCTTGAGCTAGttcataattaaataatatttgataTTATTCAATATTTATTAATCTTTCTGATACATATATAACAATCTTAATTTCTCTCATCACACCACACTGATGAAAAGGTTAGTTGGTGGTAATTATTCTGCACTGTACTTCACGAATTGAGCCGCCACCGTGTTTCGAAGGGCACGCAACGCCGTCAGTCCGTGCTACGCAAGCAAgcagcaagcaatttgattcaacccgacctgtgggagatgtccacaatattgaaaaagtacattcgggtgtaacaattcattggggcgaggtgttttgacccgagtaaaaacagggatcaccccacctcgctccaatgtcCCAGGCAATCCCTTTCCCcctatagcacgctgatgcgcgatgggggcacaactatcgtagccaaatgctcttcacaatggaatcctgggtaataagattccatgtggtaccctaatcgaatgcaaaaaactaggccagcgtgaagcgctctatgcctttatcttcttaattacttatccgcgcaactaaaattgcttgcttcggccccaagtcattgtaccaagccccactgagCTCAGTCCATCGGCTTGGAACTCAAgaattttgtgatttttttgttttttatgatttttttggtggcttacgccttttttagatattttttatatttgtctTACCTTAAGGTGATCGTGGTATTGGACCTACGTTTGTGTTACGTTTTTCTTCGGCACTTgttgttttcgagctacgaaccgTTCACTGTTATCACTTATTTTTCTTGTCTTATCCCACTTTACACTATTTGTTGtttaggacgtttgtgcttccaccGGTGGAAAGCGTCGTActttagcatctctcgcagtattggGCTTGGATGGTGCTCCAGTTCTGCAAATTTTTCCCTGACCTTGTCTGTCATCATCTCCGTGACTCTAACTTGCTGTAATTCTCTGAAGAGGAATCGTTCGGCTACGTATTTTGGGACTTtggctgcttctcttaggctGTTGTTGTGGACCGCCTTTATCTTTTTTTTGTTGTATCACAcacgtgtccccatgcgagagatgcgtacgtTAGTATCGGAAGTATTATACTATTTATAAGCCTTATTTTAGTTTTCAGTCTTAGTTTACTTTTctttcctgtgagtcctcttaataTTGCTCTTGCCATGTTGGTTTtttggactgtggcttctacgtgtttcttgaaggttaatcctttgtccatgatgactcctaggtatttggcttcgtctttccactcgatgggggtgctctgcaccgtcagttgttcttctggctgttgtctacctttcttgtgtaataccgcttgCGTTTTctcggagttgatggctatcttccactttatactccattcctcgatgtcttctaacgctgtttgcaggttggtcactgctatgtctacgtttctgtgtttggccgctTTCGCTCTGTCATCTGCGTGTCCGTGCTACGTTTGAAGTTGTTGATATTCATGCCAGGGGCGCTTACGCTTCAGGTAACAGTAGACCTTTGCTAGGTTACACGAACTAACTTACTTTAGTAAATCATAATGTAAATAACAGTTTAATTATGTACTTGCACTGGAGttttattgattttgaattttctttATCATgctttcttttaatttgttttaactATCTTACTATCATCGCAAATCGTACAATTTTTTGACtattaagaggaaaggaacattttgacgtctgtcaaaattttcaatgtatttaaatataatcatttttttcgaatcctgagaaaactaataaatatttttgaaaaatttaaacgcagaatgaaagattcctttattaccgagggccgaaagtccctcataatgaataaaaagtttcttttgaatgagatatttgaaatttaaaatcacaataaattctCTCTAAGTTTTTCAcacctataacttattaaaataaacatagaagttttcagtgactttcggccctcggtaataacgtaatctttcattttgcgtttaaatttttcaaaaatacttattagttttctcagaattcgaaaaaaatgaatcacttttaaatagcattgaagccgaaagttcgtacccatcctcttaatcaCGATTCATTATGATTATATGTAGATCTAGTAGATATGGAAGAAAGgtcttaaattttaaatatatcttatattttaaaaaatttcttgaatattttacagtttatatatttataagcatttattatttttaggatCACTTGGGGGATTAACATGTGGAATGTTTGTAGCCTGGCCATCACCATTCTTACTGAAAATAGTAGAAGATAAAATAAACTACGATATAACCGAACAACAAGCCTCATTCTTTGCAGTATTCAGTATTGTAGGAGTGGTGGTTCTCACACCCTTATTTATACCTCTGGTCAATCGCATCGGAACAAAAAAAGCCATCATCTTGTCATCAATACCGTACATCGCAGTCTGGTTAATCAAAGCTTATGTTACTAACTTGTATGGACTGTATGGTGCTAGGTTATTGGTTGGTTGTGCTGATGCACTAGTATTATCTTGTCTTCCTGTATACATTGGAGAAATAGCAACCCCTAAAATAAGAGGTCTTTGGGGCAATGCCTTCATCTGCTCTCTATTTACTGGTCAGTGTTTAGTCAACATTCTAGGCGCTTACCTTAGTGTAAAAACTACTTCTTTAATTTCTGTGTTTATTCCGGTTTTGCTGCTGGCGATCTTTCCTTTTATGCCAAACTCTCCATATTTCTGCATAGCTAAAGGTAGACATGAAGAAGCAAAACAAAACCTTAGAAGACTTAGACAAAAGACCGACATTGAAGAAGAGTTTAAAGCTATTGAAGCAGCAGTTCAACGTCAGCTGTCTGAGTCAGGATCATGGAAAGACTTATTCGCCATAAGAACAAACAGGAAAGCTCTATTTGCAGCATTTTTCTTAAGGAATTCTCAACTATGGGGTGGTATGATGACGTTTGCTGCATACACtcaatttatatttataaaatctGGTACTAACGTTGATCCTAAGATATCTGCTATAATTTATACAGCAGTAAGTTGTATTAGCCATACGTGTTCCTCCTTATTGTCAAACAAATTGGGCAGAAGAAGAGCATTTATGTTTTCTACATTCCTGGCAGCTATAGTGTTAAGTTTTGAAGcagcattttttttaataagcgaTTATTATACAGACGTGAATCTAGAATCAATTCAATGGTTTCCATTGGTAGGTTTGGTACTATACCTACTATTTTGTTCGTTTGGCTTAGGAACTGTGCCGCCTTTAATGTTAGGGGAACTTTTTTCAGCGAGTGTCAAGACAAAGGCAGTTGCTATAGTTACATCAAGTTTTGGTCTCACTGGTATTacagttaataatattttttattatctttttacATACACAGGATTATTTGGCCCATTTCTTCTATTTGCTGCCTTTAATTTCCTGGCTTCTTTGGCATCGTTCTGGATTGTTCCGGAGACCAAGGGGAAAACTTTAGAAGAAATACAacaaatgttgaaaaataaaaaaaattataaataaaaaatcgttttttaatgttaaaaaataAGAGAAAAGAATGAAGcaagtttgaaaataaaaaaaaagaatatgtgtccTTATGCACGCACGCAAGAAGTTACACTTCTTTGGCggcattaaaattagttttaaatttttttttaaataaagaaaaaaatatttattagataataatggaTTGTATCGGATAAGGAAAGACAGCTTTAGATTAAATTCGATTCGGAGCCACCACCATCGGCTGACATATGTTTCTGCTTTTTAGTGTCTTCAGAGCCGCCTGTGGTGTATCCCGAAGACGCTGGAAAGTAGAAACCTTGGTCAGCCGATGGTGGTGGCCCCAAATCGAATTAAATCTAAAGCTGCATTTCCTTATTTTATTGACGACGCGTAAGAAAACAACaacaggtggacgagaaacatcccatttagcacacaacgtccgatggacgtccatgTAACGTATATTTAAAGTCCCAACGTcaatggaccaaaactggacgtactatgtacgtacattacgcgacgtccattggacgtttgatttcaacgtacattggacatccatttgtggtccatggagattttacacaaaacgcgattattattatgagtaattattagcttcttgttttaatcaaagcaatattattaATAGCTTCCAATAAATGTAGTAACATATTTTTTCATCTTCGAATTAAAACacactgaaccactaaaattattttaattaaacctatataaTAATATTGGACGACGATACAATGA
Proteins encoded in this window:
- the LOC126878427 gene encoding facilitated trehalose transporter Tret1-like translates to MKSKSVITNLKTKEPKENELFQIFVMLVGSLGGLTCGMFVAWPSPFLLKIVEDKINYDITEQQASFFAVFSIVGVVVLTPLFIPLVNRIGTKKAIILSSIPYIAVWLIKAYVTNLYGLYGARLLVGCADALVLSCLPVYIGEIATPKIRGLWGNAFICSLFTGQCLVNILGAYLSVKTTSLISVFIPVLLLAIFPFMPNSPYFCIAKGRHEEAKQNLRRLRQKTDIEEEFKAIEAAVQRQLSESGSWKDLFAIRTNRKALFAAFFLRNSQLWGGMMTFAAYTQFIFIKSGTNVDPKISAIIYTAVSCISHTCSSLLSNKLGRRRAFMFSTFLAAIVLSFEAAFFLISDYYTDVNLESIQWFPLVGLVLYLLFCSFGLGTVPPLMLGELFSASVKTKAVAIVTSSFGLTGITVNNIFYYLFTYTGLFGPFLLFAAFNFLASLASFWIVPETKGKTLEEIQQMLKNKKNYK